GTTTGCTGTTTCCAGCACTTAGAGTTCTCGAGGAGGAGGCAATAGCCATTATCGGGCCGCAATCCTCAACAATAGCTCACATGATATCATCTCTCTCTAATGGCCTCCAAATACCACTTGTATCCTTCTCAGCTACCGATCcgaccctctcctctctccagtTTCCGTTCTTCGTCCGCATGACACCTAGTGATTCTTATCAGATGGCCGCTATGGCCAATTTAATTGATTATTATGGGTGGAGACAAGTAATTGCGATTTTTTACAGACGATGAGTATGGCAGAAATGGAATAAATTCTCTAGATGACGAGCTCGCAGAAAGATTGTCAAAGGTCCACAAGATTGCTTTACCAGCAAGTGCTTCGGAAGATAAAATCTTGGATTTGCtgaaaaaatcaataataattgGACCAAGAGTTTATGTTGCACATGTTAATCCAGATTCCGGTCTTAAGATCTTCTCCATTGCCCAAAATCTTGGAATGATGAGCGATGAGTATGTTTGGCTCGCAACAGATTGGCTTTCTACGGCTTTAGAAACATCCAAAACtgttaattttgatttattgagTGACCTTCGAGGAGTAGTTGGTTTTCGCCCGCATATCCCAAACTCGAAAGTGAGAAGTGCTTTTATATCAAGATGGAGAGATTTGCAGCGAAAGGGGGGAATTAGTGCTGAACTAAACGCTTATGGCTTTTACGCGTATGATTCAGTTTGGGCCGTTGCTCATGCGGTTGATGAATTTCTCAATGAGTTTGGAAATATAACATTTTCTTCGAACAACGCGCTAAGTTCTGCAAAAGGAAAGATGCAACTTGACAAGCTCCGAACGTTCGATGGCGGGAACCTGCTGCTTAAGAAATTACTGCTGTTGAATTTCAGCGGCTTATCTGGCCCAGTCAAATTCGATAGCAATAAGAATCTCGTAGGCAGTACATATGAAATTATAAACATAAACAGCGCACAGATCCAAACAATTGGATACTGGTCTAATTATACAGGCTTGTCTATTTCTTTGCCTGATACTATGCACGGGAACAATAAGAGGGATCTAAGAATGAGTAAGAGACTTGGAAATACTACTTGGCCTAGTGGAAAGACAGAAACGCCGCGTGGTTGGGTCGTCGCAGATAGTGAAAGGCCACTACGGATTGGAGTTCCTTATAGAGCCAGCTATACTGAGTTTGTaggagtagaaaaagaaaatcacacAGTTAATGGATATTGCATTGAGGTATTTAATGCTGCAACTCGATTGATTCCGTATGATGTCTCGCATCAGTTTGTGCCAGTTGGTGATGGACGGTCGAACCCAAACTATGATGAGCTTGTGAGAATGGTTGTTGAAGATGTAAGTACAAAATTCTATCACCTCAGTTTTGGACTTTGTTGCTTTTATGATTTTCTGGGGGTAAATTATGCAACTGGCGACTGAACTTATGGCAAAATTTCACTCGGTTTACTAAAACTTAGTTTGTTGCAGTTGATGTGCCGAACTTCTATTTCTGTTTTGATTAGATCGCAATGGTAAACTCTGTTTAATTCCCTCAATTGAAGATGATGTGGAAGGTAAATTAGCTTCGACTTAGTCTCCGACTTAAGGAAATTAAGCAGAGTTTGACTGAGGGATCTGGTTGAGGTAGGATTTTCGGTCATCAACTGCCCAATTTTTTCATCAGTAAGATAATAAAGATGAAAGAAATTTCAGGTCATTGATGCAGCTGTCGGGGATGTTGCAATCGTCACAAACCGGACCAAAATTGCTGACTTCACCCAGCCTTATATCTCTACGGGCCTAGTCATAGTGGCTCCATTGAAAAGTATAAAATCGAATGCTTGGGCTTTCCTCAGGCCTTTCACGATTAGGATGTGGTGCGTGACTTTTGCATTTTTCTTCATGATTGGGATGGTTATTTGGCTGCTCGAGCATCGGGTGAATAGCGATTTTCGGGGCCCACCCAAGAGGCAGTGCATCACCATGCTCTTGTAAGATATTTACAGTACTAGACTCATGCATGTTATTATGGAAGCTTCAGTATGTCTATCTTATTTTAATTCTACTTTCGTTAAGCTTTACTGGCAGTTATTGATGTTAGCTGCGCTGTCGTACTGCCTATACTTTGGTAAATTGGGAGTCTAGttgtattcattttttttcttttaaatgttCCATTATagttacgaaaaaaaaaagaactgcaACTGCAATTAGCACCTTGTCTTGTAGTTTGTGAAGATTTGTGCTAAAAagatttattatgtttttttaaaagaatttaagCATCTAATATGTCTATATTTTCCTTAACAGGTTTAGCTTCTCGACGCTCTTCCACTCACAGCGTAAGTGAATTTACTCAAATCATTCTCAACAACTAATAATAGTCCAGTAGAATCATTATGCAGATAACTGACGAGATTATGCACAATAACATTAcgttgttttgtttttgtttcagaagAAGATACTTTGAGCACGCTTGGCCGATTCGTCATGACGACATGGCTATTTCTCCTTATGGTTATCACATCGAGCTATACAGCAAGCTTAACATCATTTTTCACCGTTCAACAGTTGTCGTCTCCAATGAAAGGAATTGATAGTCTAATAGCAAGTAATGCGCCTATTGGTTATCAAACTGGGTCTTTCGCTCGAAGTTATCTTATAGACGGTCTTGGTGTCCATCCTTCGAGG
This window of the Ananas comosus cultivar F153 linkage group 19, ASM154086v1, whole genome shotgun sequence genome carries:
- the LOC109725169 gene encoding LOW QUALITY PROTEIN: glutamate receptor 3.7-like (The sequence of the model RefSeq protein was modified relative to this genomic sequence to represent the inferred CDS: deleted 1 base in 1 codon) yields the protein MMAYVKIISVLSFLLLGFNGLSHSERPSVVNIGAVLTYDSLIGGVAKAAIEAAVADINADETVLRGTRLNLIMQDSNCSAFIGSIAALRVLEEEAIAIIGPQSSTIAHMISSLSNGLQIPLVSFSATDPTLSSLQFPFFVRMTPSDSYQMAAMANLIDYYGWRQVIAIFTDDEYGRNGINSLDDELAERLSKVHKIALPASASEDKILDLLKKSIIIGPRVYVAHVNPDSGLKIFSIAQNLGMMSDEYVWLATDWLSTALETSKTVNFDLLSDLRGVVGFRPHIPNSKVRSAFISRWRDLQRKGGISAELNAYGFYAYDSVWAVAHAVDEFLNEFGNITFSSNNALSSAKGKMQLDKLRTFDGGNLLLKKLLLLNFSGLSGPVKFDSNKNLVGSTYEIININSAQIQTIGYWSNYTGLSISLPDTMHGNNKRDLRMSKRLGNTTWPSGKTETPRGWVVADSERPLRIGVPYRASYTEFVGVEKENHTVNGYCIEVFNAATRLIPYDVSHQFVPVGDGRSNPNYDELVRMVVEDVIDAAVGDVAIVTNRTKIADFTQPYISTGLVIVAPLKSIKSNAWAFLRPFTIRMWCVTFAFFFMIGMVIWLLEHRVNSDFRGPPKRQCITMLLFSFSTLFHSQQEDTLSTLGRFVMTTWLFLLMVITSSYTASLTSFFTVQQLSSPMKGIDSLIASNAPIGYQTGSFARSYLIDGLGVHPSRLVALGSPEAYEEALKLGPKSGGVAAIVDELPYVEIFLSKTSGFDIIGQPFTRSGWGFAFRRDSPLAVDMSRAILELSESGELHRIHKKWFCKTNSCAAQGSGNSEPDQLHLSCFWGLFLVCGAATIISLLFFLLRSIRQFIRYRIKHRDPASDTELSKRGCSQAIYSFFNFIDEREEAIKAIFRQQQQQQQQQQQQQQSTSQPQKS